The following proteins are encoded in a genomic region of Streptomyces lunaelactis:
- a CDS encoding DUF6571 family protein, translating into MASLTFMDVAQVDLGKLSTAVSDWKKTVDNLQKLAKSATSGMVAKSESARWAGENATVTREFVKKTAKQFADAHAEAKSIWTLLDDAHAELVAIQKSMKTAVDVDAPNLGVRIEDIGGGAVRWYFPHIRGDSDERTQKQLDAAQALADRITGLIAHAAEIDANMARALGRTNKNNPNDFSSNNYTSLDDAEKDRALELAKLGPKMNDKQFAEFNSIMKYNTKDPEFADAFYRGLGGPKQALEFFGQMSIDSAHGDNKARLELTKELQRNMGLTLATATDPDHNPGYLKDWGGQFRKLGTQQIPLEKYGMDSPPFGYQLLGGIMRYGDYDPKFLNPIAEHVIQLQQKDPILFAHSKSEFGTNLYNPSGKDGAGFDPVPGMLEALGHSPEAAKQFFTAEPTAYNEDGTVKGGAADLGKVKDEAITNYLDYFTNDDYKGFPGDINGHYNQDAIEKATNHMPDALGHALEAATLGHAYDDPTPKLVRDEDSAAIMKSVVEKYGDADLLNRQEALSDSLGRMGAGYVDDINWALNDNDPTSMFAPQRDPADHAEFGRDGARNFLNALGQHPDAYAELSNAEKVYTTSVLEAQVGDNGTINEAHAREAVRAGGEVQGMLDESRADRVKADGLAKDEAYNKALEKRAGWIGFGAGVGVAAGAAFLPPVAAAGVAATLIPIVTDAGTGALEQQLGNVIGDWTESKQQNSGDDVLKQRLAIYDAGEATSEAPMREFMKLHGIERDGRFGGDLEEALNSGYGKGSNRAAHMAQS; encoded by the coding sequence GTGGCCAGCCTCACCTTCATGGACGTGGCCCAGGTCGACCTCGGCAAGCTCAGCACGGCCGTCTCGGACTGGAAGAAGACCGTCGACAACCTGCAGAAACTTGCGAAGAGCGCAACTTCCGGGATGGTGGCGAAGTCGGAATCCGCCCGCTGGGCCGGGGAAAACGCGACCGTCACGCGAGAGTTCGTCAAGAAGACGGCAAAGCAGTTCGCCGACGCCCACGCGGAGGCCAAGAGTATCTGGACACTCCTTGACGACGCCCATGCGGAACTCGTCGCGATCCAGAAGAGCATGAAGACGGCAGTCGATGTGGATGCCCCGAACCTGGGTGTCCGGATCGAGGACATCGGCGGCGGAGCGGTCCGGTGGTACTTCCCACACATACGGGGGGACAGTGACGAACGCACACAAAAGCAGCTCGATGCCGCACAGGCGCTGGCCGACCGCATCACGGGCCTGATAGCTCATGCCGCGGAGATCGACGCCAACATGGCCCGGGCACTCGGCAGAACCAACAAGAACAACCCCAACGACTTCAGCAGCAACAACTACACATCGTTGGACGACGCCGAGAAGGACCGGGCGCTCGAACTGGCCAAGCTCGGCCCGAAGATGAATGACAAGCAGTTCGCCGAGTTCAACAGCATCATGAAGTACAACACGAAGGACCCCGAGTTCGCAGACGCGTTCTACAGGGGGCTGGGCGGACCCAAGCAAGCGCTGGAATTCTTCGGCCAGATGTCCATCGACAGCGCCCACGGGGACAACAAGGCGCGTCTGGAGTTGACGAAGGAACTCCAGCGCAACATGGGCCTCACGCTGGCGACCGCCACCGACCCGGATCACAACCCCGGGTACCTCAAGGACTGGGGTGGACAGTTCCGCAAGCTCGGAACCCAGCAGATTCCGCTCGAGAAGTACGGAATGGACTCACCTCCGTTCGGGTACCAGCTGCTCGGCGGAATCATGCGCTATGGAGACTATGACCCGAAGTTCCTGAACCCCATTGCTGAACATGTGATTCAACTTCAGCAGAAGGATCCGATCCTCTTCGCCCACTCGAAGAGCGAGTTCGGTACGAATCTGTACAACCCGTCGGGTAAGGACGGTGCCGGTTTCGACCCGGTTCCCGGCATGCTTGAGGCTCTTGGGCACAGTCCGGAAGCCGCAAAACAGTTCTTCACGGCGGAGCCCACGGCCTACAACGAGGACGGAACCGTCAAGGGCGGAGCCGCGGACCTCGGCAAGGTCAAGGACGAGGCCATCACCAACTACCTGGACTACTTCACCAACGATGACTACAAGGGATTCCCGGGCGACATCAACGGTCACTACAACCAGGACGCAATAGAAAAGGCCACGAACCACATGCCCGACGCGCTCGGGCACGCCCTGGAGGCGGCCACCCTCGGACACGCCTACGACGACCCGACGCCCAAGCTGGTCAGAGACGAAGACTCCGCCGCCATCATGAAGTCCGTTGTCGAGAAGTACGGTGACGCAGACCTGCTCAACCGCCAGGAAGCGCTGTCTGACAGCCTTGGCCGGATGGGAGCGGGCTATGTCGACGACATCAACTGGGCGTTGAACGACAACGATCCGACGAGCATGTTCGCGCCACAGCGCGACCCAGCAGACCACGCGGAATTCGGCCGGGACGGGGCGCGAAACTTCCTCAACGCGCTGGGCCAGCATCCAGATGCCTATGCGGAGCTCTCGAACGCCGAGAAGGTCTACACGACCAGCGTGCTCGAAGCCCAGGTCGGCGACAATGGAACGATCAACGAGGCCCATGCCCGAGAGGCCGTACGCGCCGGCGGCGAGGTGCAGGGCATGCTCGACGAGTCACGTGCCGACCGGGTCAAGGCCGACGGCCTGGCGAAGGATGAGGCTTACAACAAGGCACTGGAGAAGCGGGCGGGCTGGATCGGGTTCGGCGCGGGAGTCGGGGTCGCCGCCGGCGCCGCCTTCCTTCCGCCCGTCGCCGCTGCTGGCGTTGCCGCTACCTTGATTCCGATCGTCACGGATGCAGGAACAGGCGCTCTGGAGCAGCAACTCGGAAATGTGATTGGCGATTGGACCGAATCCAAACAGCAAAATAGTGGTGACGACGTCCTGAAGCAGCGGCTCGCCATTTATGACGCCGGTGAAGCCACGTCGGAAGCTCCGATGAGAGAGTTCATGAAACTCCATGGGATCGAGCGGGACGGTCGATTCGGCGGCGACTTGGAGGAAGCACTGAACAGCGGTTATGGCAAGGGGAGCAATCGCGCGGCCCACATGGCCCAATCCTGA
- the serC gene encoding phosphoserine transaminase, which translates to MAEIQIPADIKPADGRFGAGPSKVRTEALDALAATGSSLLGTSHRQAPVKNLVGAVRDGVRDLFQLPEGYEVILGNGGSTAFWDIATHGLIENKSQHLSFGEFSSKFAKAAKLAPWLAEPTVITSDPGTHPDPEAEAGVDAYAFTHNETSTGVATPVKRVAGADEGSLVLVDATSGAGGLPVDIAETDVYYFAPQKSFAADGGLWIAVFSPAALERAARVHGSGRHVPEFFSLPTAIDNSLKNQTYNTPALATLFLLNEQLTWLNTQGGLDWSVRRTATSSRNLYGWAEASKYATPFVTDPAKRSQVIGTIDFADEIDAAAVAKALRANGIVDTEPYRKLGRNQLRVAMFPAIDPADVEALTACVDYVIEKL; encoded by the coding sequence GTGGCTGAGATCCAGATTCCCGCTGACATCAAGCCCGCCGACGGCCGTTTCGGCGCGGGCCCCTCCAAGGTGCGTACGGAGGCGCTCGACGCCCTGGCCGCGACAGGCTCCTCACTCCTGGGTACGTCCCACCGCCAGGCCCCGGTGAAGAACCTGGTCGGTGCGGTGCGCGACGGCGTACGCGACCTCTTCCAGCTCCCCGAGGGCTACGAGGTGATCCTGGGCAACGGCGGCTCCACCGCCTTCTGGGACATCGCGACGCACGGCCTGATCGAGAACAAGTCCCAGCACCTGTCCTTCGGCGAGTTCTCCTCCAAGTTCGCGAAGGCGGCGAAGCTCGCGCCGTGGCTGGCCGAGCCGACCGTCATCACCTCCGACCCGGGCACCCACCCGGACCCGGAGGCCGAGGCGGGCGTCGACGCCTACGCCTTCACGCACAACGAGACCTCGACCGGTGTCGCGACCCCGGTCAAGCGCGTCGCGGGCGCGGACGAGGGCTCGCTGGTCCTGGTCGACGCCACCTCCGGCGCGGGCGGCCTGCCGGTCGACATCGCCGAGACGGACGTCTACTACTTCGCCCCGCAGAAGTCCTTCGCCGCCGACGGCGGCCTGTGGATCGCTGTCTTCTCCCCGGCCGCGCTCGAGCGCGCCGCCCGTGTCCACGGCTCGGGCCGCCACGTCCCGGAGTTCTTCAGCCTGCCGACGGCGATCGACAACTCCCTGAAGAACCAGACGTACAACACCCCGGCGCTGGCCACGCTCTTCCTCCTGAACGAGCAGCTCACCTGGCTGAACACCCAGGGCGGCCTGGACTGGTCGGTCCGGCGTACGGCGACGTCGTCGCGGAACCTGTACGGCTGGGCCGAGGCGTCAAAGTACGCGACCCCCTTCGTGACCGACCCGGCGAAGCGCTCGCAGGTCATCGGCACGATCGACTTCGCGGACGAGATCGACGCGGCGGCGGTCGCCAAGGCGCTGCGCGCGAACGGCATCGTGGACACCGAGCCGTACCGCAAGCTGGGCCGCAACCAGCTGCGGGTGGCGATGTTCCCGGCGATCGACCCGGCGGACGTCGAGGCGCTGACGGCGTGCGTCGACTACGTGATCGAGAAGCTGTAG
- a CDS encoding serine hydrolase domain-containing protein, with protein MLPRLLPRLLPRSRPLRLPAAALVAVASLAGLISAPAQAAAPPPGGHDRELHRLLQELVRTPGGPPGVIALLRRGHHTEVYRAGVAEVGTDRAPRPADHMRIASTAKAYSGAVALGLVDRGRLGLDDTIGELLPALPAAWHAVTLRQLLQHTSGLPDFTASPEFLEILGQDPHHLFDSRRLLDFVAGDPLLFSPGSRYQYSNSDNIAVALMAEAVTGRPYEELLKKIVYRPLGLRNTSLPQGFDIPEPYLHGYDVTPPNPPEDISTVLSASGVWASGGIISTPADMTSFIRGYASGELISRRTRKQQLKWVDGASEPAGPGVNAAGLAIFRYTTRCGVVYGHTGNFPGYTQLVAATPDGERSLTFSITTQVNKSNKPELVAELRNIQEDFVCGLLRR; from the coding sequence GTGCTGCCACGCCTGCTTCCCCGCCTGCTTCCCCGTTCACGACCGCTACGGCTGCCCGCCGCCGCCCTGGTGGCCGTCGCCTCCCTCGCCGGGCTGATCTCCGCCCCCGCCCAGGCCGCGGCTCCGCCCCCCGGCGGCCACGACCGTGAGCTGCACAGGCTCCTGCAGGAACTGGTCCGTACACCGGGCGGCCCACCCGGAGTCATCGCCCTGCTGCGGCGCGGGCACCACACGGAGGTCTACCGGGCCGGGGTCGCCGAGGTCGGCACCGACCGCGCGCCGCGGCCGGCCGACCATATGCGGATCGCGAGCACGGCCAAGGCGTACAGCGGGGCCGTCGCGCTGGGGCTGGTCGACCGCGGCCGGCTCGGCCTCGACGACACCATCGGCGAGCTGCTACCGGCACTTCCCGCGGCCTGGCACGCCGTGACGCTCCGGCAGCTGCTGCAGCACACCAGCGGTCTGCCGGACTTCACCGCGTCCCCGGAATTCCTCGAGATCCTGGGCCAGGACCCGCACCACCTCTTCGACTCCCGACGCCTCCTCGACTTCGTCGCCGGTGACCCGCTGCTGTTCAGCCCAGGCTCGCGGTACCAGTACTCGAACTCCGACAACATCGCCGTGGCCCTGATGGCCGAGGCGGTGACGGGCCGCCCCTACGAGGAGCTGCTGAAGAAGATCGTCTACCGTCCGCTGGGCCTGCGGAACACCAGCCTTCCGCAGGGCTTCGACATCCCCGAGCCCTATCTGCACGGCTACGACGTCACGCCGCCGAACCCGCCGGAGGACATCAGCACGGTGCTCAGCGCGTCGGGGGTCTGGGCGTCCGGCGGCATCATCTCGACCCCGGCGGACATGACCTCGTTCATCCGCGGCTACGCGAGCGGCGAGCTGATCTCCAGACGGACGAGGAAGCAGCAGCTGAAGTGGGTGGACGGCGCCTCCGAGCCGGCCGGCCCCGGAGTCAACGCCGCCGGTCTGGCGATCTTCCGCTACACGACCCGATGCGGTGTGGTGTACGGCCACACGGGCAACTTCCCCGGCTACACGCAACTGGTGGCGGCGACCCCGGACGGGGAGCGCTCCCTGACCTTCTCGATCACCACCCAGGTGAACAAGTCCAACAAGCCGGAGCTGGTCGCCGAGCTCAGGAACATCCAGGAGGACTTCGTCTGCGGGCTGCTGCGGCGCTAG
- a CDS encoding FAD-binding and (Fe-S)-binding domain-containing protein, which produces MAEQRQVRRGGRDRRETGGLARALTRAVRGDVDFTAAARALMTMDASNYRRVPVGVVAPRDAEDVAAALEVCRRYGVPVVPRGAGTSIAGQATGIGVVLDFTRHLDAVVEVDAEARTAVVQPGVVLDTLRDAVRPHGLTFGPDPSTHSRCTLGGMIGNNSCGAHSVAWGTTADNIHGLSVVTYGGTELRLGQGWEGAPAGLRELVDRNLALLRTGYPKGLPRRISGYALDALLPEKGVDLARAFCGSEGTLGVLTEASVRLVEAPRARALAVLGYADESAAAEAAPGLLAYRPLTVEGMAEDLVRDVRGLPRGGAWLFVETGGDTAAEARSRAAELVRGADALDGTVVDDPAGMRALWRVREDAAGTATRTADGGEAWPGWEDCAVPPARLGAYLRDFRALLAQHGLRGTPYGHFGDGCIHVRIDFDLMSTEGVRGFRRFSEEVAELVVSHGGSLSGEHGDGQARAELLPRMYGDELVGLFGRFKDVWDPEGGMNPGMLARPDRLDANLRFSVLPKEPVEVAFGYPHDGGDFGVAVRRCVGVAKCRVAGPSSGPDVMCPSFRATGEEAHSTRGRARLLHEMLAGEVVTDGWRSEEVRDALDLCLSCKGCRSDCPVGVDMATYKAEFLHHHYAGRLRPASHYVMGRLPVWLRAAAPYARVVNALARVRPLAALAKRLGGIAPERALPLLAPVTFRRWLQDHMRDRTGVLADSRTAVLWPDTFTDHLSPSVGRAAVRVMEAAGMGIVLPPGQVCCGLTYVSTGQLDRARAVLRHTLDTVEPLLELGVPVVVLEPSCAAALRTDLPELLTDDPRAARLAASVRTFAQALEECAPDWAPPRLDRPVAGQTHCHQHAVLGDEADRRLRERAGLIGELSGGCCGLAGNFGFEKGHYGVSVACAEDQLLPAVRAAGEGAEVLADGFSCRTQLEQLEGRRARHLAEALAEGLDG; this is translated from the coding sequence ATGGCTGAACAGCGACAGGTACGGCGGGGTGGCCGGGACCGGCGGGAGACGGGCGGACTGGCGCGCGCGCTGACCCGGGCGGTGCGCGGCGACGTCGACTTCACCGCGGCCGCGCGGGCGCTGATGACGATGGACGCGTCCAACTACCGGCGCGTGCCGGTCGGTGTGGTCGCACCGCGCGACGCCGAGGACGTGGCCGCGGCCCTGGAGGTGTGCCGGCGGTACGGGGTGCCCGTGGTGCCGCGCGGCGCCGGTACCTCCATCGCAGGTCAGGCGACGGGTATCGGGGTGGTGCTGGACTTCACCCGCCATCTGGACGCCGTGGTGGAGGTGGACGCGGAGGCGCGTACGGCGGTGGTGCAGCCGGGAGTCGTCCTCGACACGCTGCGGGACGCCGTACGGCCCCACGGGCTGACCTTCGGCCCCGACCCGTCCACACACAGCCGCTGCACGCTCGGCGGGATGATCGGCAACAACTCCTGCGGCGCGCACTCGGTGGCGTGGGGCACGACCGCCGACAACATCCATGGTCTGTCGGTGGTGACGTACGGGGGTACGGAACTGCGCCTCGGGCAGGGCTGGGAGGGCGCACCCGCCGGGCTGCGGGAGCTCGTCGACCGGAACCTGGCCCTGCTGCGGACCGGCTACCCAAAGGGGCTCCCGAGGCGGATCTCCGGCTACGCGCTGGACGCCCTGCTGCCCGAGAAGGGCGTCGATCTCGCCCGGGCGTTCTGCGGCAGCGAGGGCACGCTGGGCGTGCTGACCGAGGCGTCCGTACGGCTGGTGGAGGCGCCACGCGCGCGGGCGCTCGCCGTGCTCGGCTACGCGGACGAGAGCGCGGCGGCGGAAGCGGCCCCGGGCCTGCTGGCCTACCGGCCGCTGACCGTCGAGGGCATGGCCGAGGACCTGGTGCGCGATGTGCGGGGGCTGCCGCGCGGCGGAGCCTGGCTCTTCGTGGAGACGGGCGGCGACACGGCGGCCGAGGCACGGTCGCGGGCCGCCGAACTGGTGCGGGGCGCCGACGCGTTGGACGGCACGGTCGTCGACGACCCGGCGGGCATGCGCGCGCTGTGGCGGGTGCGCGAGGACGCGGCGGGGACGGCGACGCGAACGGCCGACGGCGGCGAGGCCTGGCCGGGCTGGGAGGACTGCGCGGTGCCGCCGGCCCGGCTGGGGGCGTATCTGCGGGACTTCCGCGCGCTGCTCGCCCAGCACGGTCTGCGCGGCACGCCGTACGGGCACTTCGGGGACGGCTGCATTCATGTCCGTATCGACTTCGACCTGATGAGCACGGAGGGGGTACGGGGCTTCCGGCGGTTCTCCGAGGAGGTGGCGGAGCTCGTCGTCTCGCACGGCGGCTCGCTGTCGGGGGAGCACGGTGACGGGCAGGCGCGGGCCGAGCTGCTGCCGAGGATGTACGGGGACGAACTGGTCGGCCTCTTCGGCCGGTTCAAGGACGTGTGGGACCCGGAGGGCGGCATGAACCCGGGGATGCTGGCCCGCCCGGACCGGCTCGACGCGAACCTCCGCTTCTCGGTCCTGCCGAAGGAGCCGGTGGAGGTCGCTTTCGGCTATCCGCACGACGGCGGCGACTTCGGGGTGGCGGTGCGCAGGTGTGTGGGGGTCGCCAAGTGCCGGGTGGCCGGGCCGAGTTCGGGACCGGACGTCATGTGTCCGTCGTTCCGGGCGACGGGCGAGGAGGCCCACTCCACCCGCGGACGGGCCCGGCTGCTGCACGAGATGCTCGCGGGCGAGGTCGTGACGGACGGCTGGCGCTCGGAGGAGGTGCGGGACGCGCTGGATCTGTGCCTGTCCTGCAAGGGGTGCCGGAGCGACTGCCCGGTGGGCGTCGACATGGCCACGTACAAGGCGGAGTTCCTGCACCACCACTACGCGGGCCGGCTGCGGCCGGCCTCGCACTATGTGATGGGCCGCCTGCCGGTGTGGCTGCGGGCCGCGGCGCCGTACGCACGCGTGGTCAACGCGCTGGCCCGGGTCCGCCCGCTGGCGGCGCTCGCGAAGCGGCTGGGCGGGATCGCCCCGGAGCGCGCTCTGCCCCTACTGGCACCGGTGACGTTCCGCCGCTGGCTGCAGGACCACATGCGCGACCGGACGGGCGTCCTCGCCGACAGCCGCACGGCGGTGCTGTGGCCGGACACCTTCACCGACCACCTGTCGCCGTCCGTGGGCCGCGCGGCCGTGCGGGTCATGGAGGCGGCGGGCATGGGCATCGTGCTGCCGCCGGGCCAGGTCTGCTGCGGCCTGACCTATGTCTCGACGGGCCAGCTGGACCGGGCGCGCGCGGTGCTGCGCCACACCCTGGACACGGTGGAGCCGCTGCTGGAACTGGGCGTCCCGGTCGTGGTCCTGGAGCCGAGCTGCGCGGCGGCGCTGAGGACGGACCTGCCGGAGCTGCTGACCGACGACCCGCGCGCGGCCCGGCTCGCGGCCTCGGTCCGCACCTTCGCCCAGGCGCTGGAGGAGTGCGCGCCGGACTGGGCCCCGCCGCGTCTGGACCGCCCCGTCGCGGGCCAGACGCACTGCCACCAGCACGCGGTCCTGGGCGACGAGGCGGACCGGCGCCTGCGCGAACGGGCGGGCCTGATCGGCGAGTTGAGCGGCGGCTGCTGCGGCCTGGCGGGGAATTTCGGCTTCGAGAAGGGCCACTACGGGGTGTCGGTCGCCTGCGCGGAGGACCAACTCCTGCCGGCGGTCCGGGCGGCGGGGGAGGGGGCGGAGGTGCTGGCGGACGGGTTCTCGTGCCGTACGCAACTGGAGCAGCTGGAGGGTCGCAGGGCGAGGCATCTGGCGGAGGCGCTGGCGGAGGGGCTGGACGGCTGA
- a CDS encoding helix-turn-helix domain-containing protein: MAEASHQKQLGALLEDLKQRSGHSYQRIGQRVCASKSTVYRYCTGQIVPPDFATIERIAKACNADRADMAALHRLWMAASDVPDEIREEPERSGIRTAVGAGSPAADPPQDLSPSAPAGPDGGPRRRSLSFIVVASVVTLLVAVTAASSGPGLRRTSARQPDQWISGPAWVSSPARIPSTLFGVTINSTTGTMPSFRTGAVRFWDSGTRWADIEPQRDEFDWSVLDRLVGGAERAGLPALFVMGGTPQWASPNGPVGPYADGSRAAPPDRLADWDTFVRALVHRYRGRIEAYELWVLANDPRFYNGSVETLVEMTRRASRTIRAADPKATVVCPGMGRLWEPDALHVLQRFAELGGYRYCDVAGIKLYQRTASDPPETMLALTRTVDRVLHHAGVHPPLWSTGTMYEIPLQAPLDRRRAADYAVRFYLVGLYARKVNLERMYFYNWGGTKIPIVLQAEGGAPTQAALAVEQLERWLAHARIRSCGHGLAVNLSGNVWECKFTVTEPQRSYEATIRWTDSGTAVTTAEPGLEFVHRLDGTMTPVQPGDIVQITEQPILLKQRPQSSTS, encoded by the coding sequence ATGGCTGAGGCATCGCATCAAAAGCAGCTCGGGGCCCTCCTCGAAGACCTCAAGCAGCGCAGCGGGCACAGCTACCAGCGGATCGGCCAGCGCGTCTGCGCGAGCAAGTCCACCGTGTATCGGTATTGCACCGGGCAGATCGTCCCGCCGGATTTCGCCACGATCGAGCGCATCGCGAAAGCGTGCAATGCCGACAGGGCCGATATGGCGGCGCTGCACCGGCTGTGGATGGCCGCATCCGACGTGCCGGATGAAATCCGTGAGGAACCCGAGCGGTCCGGCATCCGCACCGCTGTCGGCGCCGGCTCCCCGGCTGCCGACCCACCCCAGGACCTGTCGCCATCCGCCCCGGCCGGACCCGACGGCGGTCCGCGAAGACGCTCGCTTTCGTTCATTGTCGTTGCCTCGGTGGTGACCCTCCTGGTGGCCGTGACCGCGGCGAGCAGCGGCCCAGGCCTCCGCCGGACTTCGGCACGGCAGCCGGACCAGTGGATATCCGGCCCCGCCTGGGTCAGTTCCCCGGCCCGGATACCGTCCACCCTCTTCGGCGTCACCATCAACAGCACCACAGGCACGATGCCGTCGTTCCGGACCGGTGCTGTGCGCTTCTGGGACAGCGGCACCCGCTGGGCGGACATCGAGCCCCAGCGCGACGAGTTCGACTGGTCGGTGCTCGACCGGCTGGTCGGCGGGGCTGAACGGGCCGGCCTGCCCGCGTTGTTCGTCATGGGCGGCACACCGCAGTGGGCCAGTCCGAACGGCCCGGTCGGCCCGTATGCCGACGGCTCCCGTGCCGCTCCGCCCGACCGCCTCGCCGACTGGGACACCTTCGTGCGTGCCCTCGTCCACCGCTATCGGGGTCGTATCGAGGCGTACGAGTTGTGGGTGCTGGCAAACGATCCCCGGTTCTACAACGGCAGCGTGGAGACGCTGGTCGAGATGACCCGCAGAGCCAGCCGGACCATCCGGGCCGCCGACCCGAAGGCCACCGTCGTGTGTCCCGGCATGGGTCGCCTGTGGGAGCCGGACGCTCTCCACGTCCTTCAGCGCTTCGCGGAACTCGGCGGATACCGCTACTGCGATGTCGCAGGCATCAAGCTCTACCAGCGCACTGCCTCCGATCCTCCGGAGACCATGCTCGCGCTCACGCGCACCGTCGACCGCGTACTGCACCACGCCGGGGTCCATCCGCCGTTGTGGAGCACCGGAACCATGTACGAGATCCCCCTCCAGGCCCCTCTGGACCGCCGCCGCGCCGCCGACTACGCGGTGCGCTTCTACCTCGTGGGGCTGTACGCACGGAAGGTCAATCTCGAACGCATGTACTTCTACAACTGGGGCGGCACCAAGATCCCCATCGTGCTGCAAGCCGAAGGCGGCGCCCCGACACAGGCGGCGCTGGCGGTCGAGCAGCTGGAACGATGGCTCGCCCACGCCCGCATCCGCTCCTGCGGCCACGGCCTGGCCGTCAACCTCTCTGGCAACGTATGGGAATGCAAGTTCACCGTCACGGAGCCCCAACGCAGTTACGAGGCCACCATCCGCTGGACCGATTCCGGCACCGCCGTGACCACGGCTGAACCGGGCCTTGAGTTCGTGCACCGGCTCGACGGCACGATGACACCCGTGCAGCCCGGTGACATCGTCCAGATCACCGAGCAGCCGATCCTTCTCAAACAGCGCCCGCAGAGCAGTACCTCGTGA
- a CDS encoding GTP-binding protein, protein MTRVTRSVHPAQPHPPLAGTTVNTLKIVVVGGFGAGKTTMVRSVSEIRPLHTEEVTSRAGHTLDGTTRVQHKASTTVAFDFGRITIDERSVLYVFGAPGQDRFWFLWDRLLVGTLGAVVLVDTRSLADAWYAIDRLEHHGTPFIVAVNDFGGPFHSDDRIREALALGPEVPLVEFDARDHSSSKFVLIALVEHLHALSLREEACDKDGKPCHDG, encoded by the coding sequence ATGACCCGCGTCACGCGGTCGGTCCACCCGGCGCAGCCCCACCCCCCGCTCGCCGGCACGACCGTCAACACCCTGAAGATCGTTGTCGTGGGCGGCTTCGGAGCCGGCAAGACGACCATGGTCCGCTCCGTCAGCGAGATCCGTCCGCTGCACACGGAGGAGGTGACGAGCCGCGCCGGCCACACCCTCGACGGCACCACGCGCGTCCAGCACAAGGCCTCCACGACCGTCGCCTTCGACTTCGGCCGGATCACGATCGACGAACGCAGCGTCCTGTACGTCTTCGGCGCCCCCGGCCAGGACCGCTTCTGGTTCCTGTGGGACCGCCTGCTCGTCGGCACGCTCGGCGCGGTCGTCCTCGTCGACACCCGCTCGCTCGCCGACGCCTGGTACGCGATCGACCGGCTGGAACACCACGGCACGCCCTTCATCGTCGCCGTCAACGACTTCGGCGGTCCGTTCCACAGCGACGACCGGATCCGCGAGGCGCTCGCGCTGGGGCCGGAGGTGCCGCTGGTGGAGTTCGACGCCCGGGACCACTCGTCGAGCAAGTTCGTACTCATCGCGCTGGTCGAGCATCTGCACGCCCTGTCCTTACGCGAGGAGGCATGCGACAAGGACGGCAAGCCCTGCCACGACGGCTGA